A region of Pseudorasbora parva isolate DD20220531a chromosome 14, ASM2467924v1, whole genome shotgun sequence DNA encodes the following proteins:
- the LOC137040715 gene encoding SLAM family member 9-like, whose amino-acid sequence MVDGCVFLELQNYSVPLQSWENLGSCSLGRQAGTLSKGVFGDSVSVTEGDSVTLNTDLTEIREDDDILWKYGAENSLIAKMKKKNRTFSTYNGTDGRFRDRLKLDDQTGSLTITNISTEHAGDYQLEITGAKKSSKTFRVSVYARLPVPVIISNSSHCSSSSSSSSSSCSLVCSVLNVSHVTLSWFKGNSLLSSISVSDLSISLSLPLEVEYQDKNTYSCVLNNPISNQTRHPDITQLCHTCAGTAARLI is encoded by the exons atggtGGATGGGTGCGTTTTTTTGGAGCTTCAAAACTATTCAGTGCCATTACAAAGTTGGGAAAacttagg aagcTGCTCACTGGGCCGGCAGGCCGGCACACTTtcaaaag GTGTGTTTGGTGATTCAGTGTCAGTGACTGAAGGAGATTCTGTCACTCTAAACACTGATCTTACTGAAATACGTGAAGACGACGACATACTGTGGAAATATGGAGCTGAAAACTCTCTGATAGCtaaaatgaagaaaaagaacCGAACCTTCTCCACATATAACGGCACtgatgggagattcagagacagactgaagctggacgatcaaactggatctctgaccatcacaaacatctCAACTGAACACGCTGGAGATTATCAACTAGAGATAACTGGAGCGAAAAAATCATCAAAAACATTCAGAGtttctgtctatg CTCGTCTGCCTGTTCCTGTCATCATCAGTAACTCTTCACACTGTTcttcgtcatcatcatcatcatcctcctcatgttcactggtgtgttcagtgttgaatgtgagtcatgtgactctctcctggttcaaaggaaacagtttattgtccagcatcagtgtgtctgatctcagcatcagtctctctctacctctggaggtggaatatcaggataaaaacacctacagctgtgtgCTGAACAATCCCATCAGCAACCAGACCAGACATCCCGACATCACTCAACTCTGTCACACATGTGCAGGTACGGCAGCACGGctgatataa